In Vitis riparia cultivar Riparia Gloire de Montpellier isolate 1030 chromosome 19, EGFV_Vit.rip_1.0, whole genome shotgun sequence, the following proteins share a genomic window:
- the LOC117909592 gene encoding pentatricopeptide repeat-containing protein At1g79080, chloroplastic isoform X2: protein MWEIQHQLQPLFFTTIYFHKVLASTQITISPKDNVFTLPNWRSGKNDPRTRDLRLNDAFLYLEYMIGKGHKPDGGQATQLMYELCKSNKMRKATKVMELMISSGTTPDPASCTFLVNNLCKRGNVGYAMQLVEKMEEYGYPTNTVTYNSLVRGLCMHGNLSQSLQILDKFMKKGLVPNVFTYSFLLEAAYKERGADEAIRLLDEIVAKGGKPNLVSYNVLLTGLCKEGRTEEAMQFFRDLPSKGFSPNVVSYNILLRSLCYEGRWEKAKELLAEMDGGERSPSIVTFNILIGSFALHGQTDQALEVLDDMSRARFKATAASYNPIIARLCKEGKVDLVVKCLDQMMYRRCNPNEGTYNAIAVLCEEGKVQEAFSIIQSLGNKQNSSTHDFYKGVISSLCRKGNTYPAFQLLYEMTKYGFVPDSYTYSSLIRGLCSEGMLDEAMEIFSIMEENYCRPDVDNFNALILGLCKCRKTDLSLMVFEMMVKKGYMPNETTYTIIVEGIAHQEEMELAAAVLKELYLRQAVGRSTLERLVMQYDLEGLPI, encoded by the exons ATGTGGGAAATTCAGCACCAACTCCAACCCCTCTTCTTCACaacaatttattttcacaa ggttttggcATCTACCCAGATCACCATTTCTCCTAAGGACAATGTTTTCACACTCCCCAATTGGAGGTCTGGAAAGAACGACCCAAGAACTAGAGACCTCAGGCTCAATGATGCTTTTTTGTATTTGGAGTATATGATAGGGAAGGGACACAAGCCCGATGGAGGACAAGCTACTCAGCTCATGTATGAGCTCTGCAAATCAAATAAGATGAGGAAAGCTACTAAGGTGATGGAATTGATGATCAGTTCAGGTACCACTCCAGATCCTGCTTCTTGTACCTTCTTGGTGAATAATCTGTGTAAAAGAGGGAATGTTGGGTATGCAATGCAATTAGTTGAAAAAATGGAGGAATATGGATATCCAACCAATACTGTTACCTATAATTCTCTTGTTAGGGGGCTTTGTATGCATGGAAACTTGAGTCAGAGCTTGCAAATTTTGGATAAATTTATGAAGAAGGGGTTGGTTCCAAACGTCTTCACATACTCATTCTTGCTTGAAGCTGCGTATAAGGAGAGAGGGGCTGATGAAGCCATAAGGCTCTTGGATGAGATAGTTGCTAAGGGTGGGAAGCCTAATCTGGTTAGCTACAATGTTTTGTTAACTGGATTGTGCAAGGAAGGCAGAACAGAAGAGGCAATGCAGTTCTTTAGGGATTTGCCATCTAAGGGGTTCAGTCCGAATGTTGTGAGCTATAATATTTTGTTAAGGAGTTTGTGCTATGAGGGGCGATGGGAAAAGGCAAAGGAGCTTCTGGCTGAGATGGATGGCGGGGAACGTTCCCCTTCCATAGTTACATTCAACATATTGATTGGTTCGTTTGCCCTTCATGGACAAACTGATCAGGCTCTTGAGGTTTTAGATGATATGTCGAGGGCACGGTTCAAGGCCACTGCTGCAAGCTACAACCCAATAATTGCTCGTCTTTGCAAAGAGGGGAAGGTGGATCTTGTGGTTAAGTGTCTTGACCAAATGATGTATCGACGCTGTAATCCTAATGAGGGTACATACAATGCAATTGCTGTGCTTTGTGAGGAGGGAAAGGTGCAAGAGGCATTTTCTATAATTCAGAGCTTAGGTAATAAACAAAATTCCTCCACGCATGACTTCTACAAAGGTGTTATCTCAAGCTTGTGTCGCAAAGGGAACACATACCCAGCATTTCAGCTTTTGTATGAAATGACAAAGTATGGATTTGTTCCAGACTCCTACACTTATTCATCTCTGATCAGAGGTTTATGTTCAGAAGGAATGCTGGATGAAGCCATGGAGATATTCAGtataatggaagaaaattacTGCAGGCCTGATGTTGACAATTTTAATGCGCTAATACTTGGGTTATGCAAATGTCGAAAAACAGATTTGTCATTGATGGTTTTTGAGATGATGGTCAAGAAGGGCTATATGCCTAATGAAACAACTTATACCATCATCGTGGAAGGGATTGCCCACCAAGAAGAAATGGAGCTGGCAGCAGCTGTTCTAAAAGAGTTGTATCTAAGACAAGCTGTGGGCAGAAGTACCTTAGAAAGGCTTGTTATGCAATATGACCTTGAGGGATTACCAATTTaa
- the LOC117909592 gene encoding pentatricopeptide repeat-containing protein At1g79080, chloroplastic isoform X1 translates to MAILVNAMSPITSPSPENARKVCGFFSQVPNLHTLSLNKGFSRVLASTQITISPKDNVFTLPNWRSGKNDPRTRDLRLNDAFLYLEYMIGKGHKPDGGQATQLMYELCKSNKMRKATKVMELMISSGTTPDPASCTFLVNNLCKRGNVGYAMQLVEKMEEYGYPTNTVTYNSLVRGLCMHGNLSQSLQILDKFMKKGLVPNVFTYSFLLEAAYKERGADEAIRLLDEIVAKGGKPNLVSYNVLLTGLCKEGRTEEAMQFFRDLPSKGFSPNVVSYNILLRSLCYEGRWEKAKELLAEMDGGERSPSIVTFNILIGSFALHGQTDQALEVLDDMSRARFKATAASYNPIIARLCKEGKVDLVVKCLDQMMYRRCNPNEGTYNAIAVLCEEGKVQEAFSIIQSLGNKQNSSTHDFYKGVISSLCRKGNTYPAFQLLYEMTKYGFVPDSYTYSSLIRGLCSEGMLDEAMEIFSIMEENYCRPDVDNFNALILGLCKCRKTDLSLMVFEMMVKKGYMPNETTYTIIVEGIAHQEEMELAAAVLKELYLRQAVGRSTLERLVMQYDLEGLPI, encoded by the coding sequence ATGGCAATCCTGGTGAATGCAATGTCTCCAATTACAAGCCCATCtccagaaaatgcaagaaaggtTTGTGGATTCTTTTCCCAGGTTCCTAATCTCCATACCCTTTCACTGAACAAGGgtttttctagggttttggcATCTACCCAGATCACCATTTCTCCTAAGGACAATGTTTTCACACTCCCCAATTGGAGGTCTGGAAAGAACGACCCAAGAACTAGAGACCTCAGGCTCAATGATGCTTTTTTGTATTTGGAGTATATGATAGGGAAGGGACACAAGCCCGATGGAGGACAAGCTACTCAGCTCATGTATGAGCTCTGCAAATCAAATAAGATGAGGAAAGCTACTAAGGTGATGGAATTGATGATCAGTTCAGGTACCACTCCAGATCCTGCTTCTTGTACCTTCTTGGTGAATAATCTGTGTAAAAGAGGGAATGTTGGGTATGCAATGCAATTAGTTGAAAAAATGGAGGAATATGGATATCCAACCAATACTGTTACCTATAATTCTCTTGTTAGGGGGCTTTGTATGCATGGAAACTTGAGTCAGAGCTTGCAAATTTTGGATAAATTTATGAAGAAGGGGTTGGTTCCAAACGTCTTCACATACTCATTCTTGCTTGAAGCTGCGTATAAGGAGAGAGGGGCTGATGAAGCCATAAGGCTCTTGGATGAGATAGTTGCTAAGGGTGGGAAGCCTAATCTGGTTAGCTACAATGTTTTGTTAACTGGATTGTGCAAGGAAGGCAGAACAGAAGAGGCAATGCAGTTCTTTAGGGATTTGCCATCTAAGGGGTTCAGTCCGAATGTTGTGAGCTATAATATTTTGTTAAGGAGTTTGTGCTATGAGGGGCGATGGGAAAAGGCAAAGGAGCTTCTGGCTGAGATGGATGGCGGGGAACGTTCCCCTTCCATAGTTACATTCAACATATTGATTGGTTCGTTTGCCCTTCATGGACAAACTGATCAGGCTCTTGAGGTTTTAGATGATATGTCGAGGGCACGGTTCAAGGCCACTGCTGCAAGCTACAACCCAATAATTGCTCGTCTTTGCAAAGAGGGGAAGGTGGATCTTGTGGTTAAGTGTCTTGACCAAATGATGTATCGACGCTGTAATCCTAATGAGGGTACATACAATGCAATTGCTGTGCTTTGTGAGGAGGGAAAGGTGCAAGAGGCATTTTCTATAATTCAGAGCTTAGGTAATAAACAAAATTCCTCCACGCATGACTTCTACAAAGGTGTTATCTCAAGCTTGTGTCGCAAAGGGAACACATACCCAGCATTTCAGCTTTTGTATGAAATGACAAAGTATGGATTTGTTCCAGACTCCTACACTTATTCATCTCTGATCAGAGGTTTATGTTCAGAAGGAATGCTGGATGAAGCCATGGAGATATTCAGtataatggaagaaaattacTGCAGGCCTGATGTTGACAATTTTAATGCGCTAATACTTGGGTTATGCAAATGTCGAAAAACAGATTTGTCATTGATGGTTTTTGAGATGATGGTCAAGAAGGGCTATATGCCTAATGAAACAACTTATACCATCATCGTGGAAGGGATTGCCCACCAAGAAGAAATGGAGCTGGCAGCAGCTGTTCTAAAAGAGTTGTATCTAAGACAAGCTGTGGGCAGAAGTACCTTAGAAAGGCTTGTTATGCAATATGACCTTGAGGGATTACCAATTTaa
- the LOC117909592 gene encoding pentatricopeptide repeat-containing protein At1g79080, chloroplastic isoform X3: protein MQCLQLQAHLQKMQERVLASTQITISPKDNVFTLPNWRSGKNDPRTRDLRLNDAFLYLEYMIGKGHKPDGGQATQLMYELCKSNKMRKATKVMELMISSGTTPDPASCTFLVNNLCKRGNVGYAMQLVEKMEEYGYPTNTVTYNSLVRGLCMHGNLSQSLQILDKFMKKGLVPNVFTYSFLLEAAYKERGADEAIRLLDEIVAKGGKPNLVSYNVLLTGLCKEGRTEEAMQFFRDLPSKGFSPNVVSYNILLRSLCYEGRWEKAKELLAEMDGGERSPSIVTFNILIGSFALHGQTDQALEVLDDMSRARFKATAASYNPIIARLCKEGKVDLVVKCLDQMMYRRCNPNEGTYNAIAVLCEEGKVQEAFSIIQSLGNKQNSSTHDFYKGVISSLCRKGNTYPAFQLLYEMTKYGFVPDSYTYSSLIRGLCSEGMLDEAMEIFSIMEENYCRPDVDNFNALILGLCKCRKTDLSLMVFEMMVKKGYMPNETTYTIIVEGIAHQEEMELAAAVLKELYLRQAVGRSTLERLVMQYDLEGLPI from the exons ATGCAATGTCTCCAATTACAAGCCCATCtccagaaaatgcaagaaag ggttttggcATCTACCCAGATCACCATTTCTCCTAAGGACAATGTTTTCACACTCCCCAATTGGAGGTCTGGAAAGAACGACCCAAGAACTAGAGACCTCAGGCTCAATGATGCTTTTTTGTATTTGGAGTATATGATAGGGAAGGGACACAAGCCCGATGGAGGACAAGCTACTCAGCTCATGTATGAGCTCTGCAAATCAAATAAGATGAGGAAAGCTACTAAGGTGATGGAATTGATGATCAGTTCAGGTACCACTCCAGATCCTGCTTCTTGTACCTTCTTGGTGAATAATCTGTGTAAAAGAGGGAATGTTGGGTATGCAATGCAATTAGTTGAAAAAATGGAGGAATATGGATATCCAACCAATACTGTTACCTATAATTCTCTTGTTAGGGGGCTTTGTATGCATGGAAACTTGAGTCAGAGCTTGCAAATTTTGGATAAATTTATGAAGAAGGGGTTGGTTCCAAACGTCTTCACATACTCATTCTTGCTTGAAGCTGCGTATAAGGAGAGAGGGGCTGATGAAGCCATAAGGCTCTTGGATGAGATAGTTGCTAAGGGTGGGAAGCCTAATCTGGTTAGCTACAATGTTTTGTTAACTGGATTGTGCAAGGAAGGCAGAACAGAAGAGGCAATGCAGTTCTTTAGGGATTTGCCATCTAAGGGGTTCAGTCCGAATGTTGTGAGCTATAATATTTTGTTAAGGAGTTTGTGCTATGAGGGGCGATGGGAAAAGGCAAAGGAGCTTCTGGCTGAGATGGATGGCGGGGAACGTTCCCCTTCCATAGTTACATTCAACATATTGATTGGTTCGTTTGCCCTTCATGGACAAACTGATCAGGCTCTTGAGGTTTTAGATGATATGTCGAGGGCACGGTTCAAGGCCACTGCTGCAAGCTACAACCCAATAATTGCTCGTCTTTGCAAAGAGGGGAAGGTGGATCTTGTGGTTAAGTGTCTTGACCAAATGATGTATCGACGCTGTAATCCTAATGAGGGTACATACAATGCAATTGCTGTGCTTTGTGAGGAGGGAAAGGTGCAAGAGGCATTTTCTATAATTCAGAGCTTAGGTAATAAACAAAATTCCTCCACGCATGACTTCTACAAAGGTGTTATCTCAAGCTTGTGTCGCAAAGGGAACACATACCCAGCATTTCAGCTTTTGTATGAAATGACAAAGTATGGATTTGTTCCAGACTCCTACACTTATTCATCTCTGATCAGAGGTTTATGTTCAGAAGGAATGCTGGATGAAGCCATGGAGATATTCAGtataatggaagaaaattacTGCAGGCCTGATGTTGACAATTTTAATGCGCTAATACTTGGGTTATGCAAATGTCGAAAAACAGATTTGTCATTGATGGTTTTTGAGATGATGGTCAAGAAGGGCTATATGCCTAATGAAACAACTTATACCATCATCGTGGAAGGGATTGCCCACCAAGAAGAAATGGAGCTGGCAGCAGCTGTTCTAAAAGAGTTGTATCTAAGACAAGCTGTGGGCAGAAGTACCTTAGAAAGGCTTGTTATGCAATATGACCTTGAGGGATTACCAATTTaa